The Streptomyces camelliae genome window below encodes:
- the cysC gene encoding adenylyl-sulfate kinase: MTTGATVWLTGLPSAGKTTIAYELAGLLRAEGHRVEVLDGDEIREFISAGLGFSRADRHTNVQRIGFVAELLARNGVKALVPVIAPYTDSREAVRKRHDENATPYLEIHVATPVEVCSVRDVKGLYAKQAAGELSGLTGVDDPYEEPQTPDLRIESQNQTVQESAASVYALLSERGLA; this comes from the coding sequence GTGACCACCGGAGCCACCGTCTGGCTCACGGGTCTGCCGAGCGCCGGCAAGACCACCATCGCGTACGAGCTGGCCGGCCTGCTGCGCGCCGAGGGCCACCGCGTCGAGGTGCTCGACGGCGACGAGATCCGCGAGTTCATCTCGGCGGGCCTCGGCTTCAGCCGTGCGGACCGGCACACCAATGTGCAGCGCATCGGCTTCGTCGCCGAACTGCTCGCCCGCAACGGCGTCAAGGCGCTGGTGCCGGTGATCGCGCCGTACACGGACAGCCGGGAGGCGGTCCGCAAGCGGCACGACGAGAACGCCACGCCGTACCTGGAGATCCATGTGGCGACCCCGGTCGAGGTGTGCAGCGTGCGCGATGTGAAGGGGCTGTACGCCAAGCAGGCCGCGGGCGAGCTGAGCGGGCTGACGGGGGTCGACGACCCGTACGAGGAGCCTCAGACGCCTGATCTGCGGATCGAGTCGCAGAACCAGACCGTGCAGGAGTCGGCCGCGTCCGTCTATGCCCTGCTGAGCGAGAGGGGACTGGCATGA